A genomic segment from Bradyrhizobium diazoefficiens USDA 110 encodes:
- a CDS encoding septal ring lytic transglycosylase RlpA family protein — MLSFKTLGTVTRPRTAIAFIAATLFIGGTATEASAKSRHHRHHHRHHAQTDANAGSDWRNANAAMTPSSGTGHSFSGMASYYGNESGSRTASGQRFNQNAMTAAHRSLPFGTKLRVTHGGSSVIVTINDRGPFIRGRVLDLSTGAARAIGLTGAGVGRVTAEVIS, encoded by the coding sequence ATGCTGTCTTTCAAGACGCTGGGCACTGTGACCCGGCCGCGCACGGCGATCGCTTTCATAGCCGCAACCCTCTTCATCGGTGGAACCGCCACCGAAGCTTCCGCCAAATCCAGGCATCACCGGCACCATCATCGCCACCACGCCCAGACCGACGCCAATGCAGGCTCTGATTGGCGCAATGCCAATGCGGCGATGACGCCGTCCTCGGGCACCGGGCACAGCTTCTCCGGCATGGCCTCCTATTACGGCAACGAGTCCGGCAGCAGGACCGCCTCGGGCCAGCGCTTCAACCAGAACGCCATGACCGCGGCACACCGTTCGCTGCCGTTCGGCACCAAGCTGCGCGTCACCCACGGCGGCTCGAGCGTGATCGTCACCATCAATGACCGTGGCCCGTTCATTCGCGGCCGTGTGCTCGACCTCTCCACGGGCGCTGCCCGCGCCATCGGCCTCACCGGCGCCGGCGTCGGCCGCGTCACCGCGGAAGTCATCTCCTAA
- a CDS encoding primosomal protein N' has protein sequence MDHTSRSSTASANATRMVDVLVPVALDQTYSYKVPRGMELKAGDLVGVPLGPREVLAVVWAENANPDPRLHNRLKEVSEKLDLQPLKPELRSVVDWVANYTLSPRGMVLRMCLRMGENLGPERVRPGVRLIGDPPRRLTPARQRVIAVLSDRLLHGKSEAAKEAGVSAGVIDGLVDEGTLTVEPMPPPPPPPAPDPDFGRPDFTPLQRTAVDTMRALAANGTFHVALLDGVTGSGKTEVYFEAVAEAIRRGRQSLILMPEIALTGQFLDRFAQRFGVRPIEWHSELTPRTRARNWAAISEGSAPVVVGARSALFLPYANLGLIVVDEEHDQAYKQDEGVHYHARDMAVVRAHIAKIPIVLASATPSVESEVNARKNRYQRIALPSRFGGQHMPHIEAIDMRREPPARGRFISPRLAGEIRTAIERREQALLFLNRRGYAPLTLCRACGHRFACTICDAWLVDHRFRQRLVCHHCGFSMPRPHVCPNCSAEESLVAVGPGVERLQEEAAALFPEARTMVLSSDLITSIETMRSELAEIAEGRVDIIIGTQLVAKGHNFPRLNLVGVVDADLGLSNGDPRAAERTWQLLNQVIGRAGREQGRGVGYLQTHQPDHPVMKALIACDREAFYDSEIDLRERTLYPPFGRLASLIISAGDRPSAEGFGRRLVALAPRDERVVVLGPAEAPLAVIKGRYRFRILVKSARGFDLSDYLRNWLAVCPKPKGNQKLEVDVDPQSFL, from the coding sequence ATGGACCACACCTCCCGCAGCAGCACCGCCTCCGCCAACGCGACCCGCATGGTCGACGTGCTGGTGCCGGTCGCGCTCGACCAGACCTATTCCTACAAGGTGCCGCGCGGGATGGAGCTGAAGGCGGGCGATCTCGTCGGCGTGCCACTTGGGCCCCGCGAGGTGCTCGCCGTGGTCTGGGCGGAAAACGCCAATCCCGATCCGCGCCTGCACAACCGCCTCAAGGAGGTCAGCGAGAAGCTCGACCTCCAGCCGCTGAAGCCCGAGTTGCGTTCGGTCGTCGACTGGGTCGCCAATTACACGCTGAGCCCGCGCGGCATGGTGCTGCGCATGTGCCTGCGGATGGGCGAGAATCTCGGCCCCGAGCGGGTGCGCCCCGGCGTGCGCCTGATCGGCGATCCCCCCAGGCGGCTGACGCCGGCGCGGCAACGCGTGATCGCGGTGCTGTCGGACCGGCTGCTGCACGGCAAGTCCGAAGCGGCCAAGGAGGCGGGCGTCTCGGCCGGCGTGATCGACGGCCTGGTGGACGAAGGCACGCTCACGGTCGAGCCGATGCCGCCGCCGCCACCGCCGCCGGCCCCCGATCCGGATTTCGGCCGGCCGGATTTCACACCGCTCCAGCGCACCGCGGTCGATACGATGCGCGCGCTCGCGGCCAACGGCACCTTCCACGTCGCGCTGCTCGACGGCGTCACCGGCTCGGGCAAGACCGAGGTCTATTTCGAGGCGGTGGCGGAGGCGATCCGCCGCGGCAGGCAGTCGCTGATCCTGATGCCGGAGATCGCGCTCACCGGCCAGTTCCTCGACCGCTTCGCGCAGCGTTTTGGCGTGCGGCCGATCGAATGGCACTCCGAGCTCACCCCGCGCACCCGCGCGCGCAACTGGGCGGCGATCTCCGAAGGCAGCGCGCCGGTCGTGGTCGGCGCGCGCTCGGCGCTGTTTCTGCCCTACGCCAATCTCGGCCTCATCGTCGTCGACGAAGAGCACGACCAGGCCTACAAGCAGGACGAGGGCGTGCATTACCATGCCCGCGACATGGCGGTGGTGCGCGCGCATATCGCAAAAATTCCGATCGTGCTGGCCTCCGCGACGCCGTCGGTCGAATCCGAGGTCAATGCGCGCAAGAATCGCTATCAGCGCATCGCGCTGCCCTCGCGCTTCGGCGGCCAGCACATGCCGCATATCGAGGCGATCGACATGCGCCGCGAGCCGCCGGCGCGCGGCCGCTTCATCTCGCCGCGCCTGGCGGGCGAGATCAGGACCGCGATCGAGCGGCGCGAGCAGGCGCTATTGTTCCTCAATCGCCGCGGCTATGCGCCGCTGACGCTGTGCCGCGCCTGCGGCCACCGCTTCGCCTGCACCATCTGCGATGCCTGGCTGGTCGATCATCGCTTCCGCCAGCGCCTCGTCTGTCACCATTGCGGCTTCTCGATGCCGCGCCCGCATGTCTGTCCGAACTGTTCGGCGGAGGAATCGCTGGTCGCGGTCGGCCCCGGCGTCGAGCGCCTGCAGGAAGAAGCGGCCGCGCTGTTCCCGGAGGCGCGCACCATGGTGCTGTCGAGCGATCTCATCACCTCGATCGAGACCATGCGCTCCGAGCTTGCCGAGATCGCGGAGGGCCGCGTCGACATCATCATCGGCACGCAGCTCGTCGCCAAGGGCCACAATTTCCCGCGGCTCAATCTGGTCGGCGTCGTGGATGCGGATCTCGGCCTTTCCAATGGCGATCCGCGCGCGGCGGAACGCACCTGGCAGTTGCTCAACCAGGTGATCGGCCGCGCCGGACGCGAGCAGGGCCGCGGCGTCGGCTATCTCCAGACCCACCAGCCCGATCATCCCGTGATGAAGGCGCTGATCGCCTGCGACCGCGAAGCCTTCTACGACAGCGAGATCGATCTTCGCGAGCGCACGCTGTATCCGCCGTTCGGCCGGCTCGCCAGCCTGATCATCTCGGCCGGCGACCGCCCGAGCGCGGAAGGCTTTGGCCGCCGCCTCGTTGCGCTCGCGCCGCGCGACGAGCGCGTGGTGGTGCTGGGCCCGGCGGAAGCGCCGCTCGCCGTCATCAAGGGCCGCTACCGCTTCCGCATCCTGGTGAAATCGGCGCGCGGTTTCGACCTGTCGGACTATTTGCGCAACTGGCTCGCTGTGTGTCCGAAACCGAAGGGCAATCAGAAGCTGGAGGTGGACGTCGATCCGCAGAGCTTTTTGTAA